The Flavimarina sp. Hel_I_48 genome window below encodes:
- the menD gene encoding 2-succinyl-5-enolpyruvyl-6-hydroxy-3-cyclohexene-1-carboxylic-acid synthase produces the protein MVYSTIPVAQAVITLCLSKGIDHVVISPGSRNAPLTIGFSHHPEIKAFSIVDERCAAFFALGLAQQLQKPVAICCTSGSALLNYYPAIAEAFYSDIPLVVLSADRPIERIDIGDGQTIRQRNVFENHILYSANLYSELVMEETVHDQKLQQKQREATTHNQQEINKALNTAIEKNGPVHINIPFYEPLYQTTETAQPAPIFVSPKVKKEELSTEELQPFAKIWNTSHKKIVLVGVLPPDALEKEFLNALATDPSVLIFTETTSNLDHPNAFTRIDNLIGSLDTEGFQKLQPDLLVTFGGMVISKKIKAFLRNFRPKQHWHIDPKKAYDTFFCLNRHFEVTPNTFWKRFLPLTEKLASAYFSTWNTIKIHRDKKHEEYLKDMQWCDFKAFQIILEKIPDKSMLQLGNSSTVRYVQLFDIDKSLKVFCNRGTSGIDGSTSTAIGAALGSATPTTLITGDLSFLYDSNALWNRYIPGNFKIIVINNNGGGIFRILPGNKDTKEFTDFFETTHNLTAEHLAKMYDFKYYQASTSSALEDELVKFYTENDKPSILEISTPRTINDQVLLNYFSFIR, from the coding sequence ATGGTATATTCTACAATCCCCGTAGCCCAGGCGGTCATAACCTTGTGCCTCAGCAAGGGTATAGATCATGTAGTCATTTCGCCGGGCTCCCGCAATGCCCCGTTGACAATAGGTTTTAGTCATCATCCCGAGATTAAGGCATTCAGCATCGTAGATGAACGCTGCGCCGCTTTTTTTGCGCTCGGTCTTGCGCAACAATTGCAAAAACCTGTCGCCATTTGCTGTACTTCGGGCAGTGCGCTGCTCAACTATTATCCTGCTATCGCGGAAGCTTTTTATAGCGATATCCCACTGGTGGTACTTTCGGCCGATAGGCCAATTGAGCGCATTGATATAGGGGATGGGCAGACCATACGACAGCGCAATGTGTTTGAAAACCACATACTTTATTCGGCCAATCTATATTCGGAATTGGTTATGGAAGAAACTGTTCATGATCAAAAACTGCAGCAAAAGCAACGGGAGGCCACCACGCACAATCAGCAGGAAATCAATAAGGCACTCAATACCGCAATCGAGAAAAACGGACCCGTACATATAAATATCCCGTTTTATGAACCTTTGTACCAAACTACTGAAACAGCACAACCAGCGCCAATTTTTGTTTCACCGAAGGTTAAAAAGGAAGAGTTGAGCACAGAGGAATTGCAACCTTTTGCAAAAATCTGGAACACGTCCCACAAAAAGATTGTTCTGGTAGGGGTATTGCCTCCGGATGCGCTTGAAAAGGAGTTTCTGAATGCACTGGCCACTGATCCCAGTGTTCTGATCTTTACGGAAACTACTTCTAATTTAGATCATCCCAATGCATTTACCCGTATTGATAACTTGATAGGTAGTCTGGATACGGAAGGCTTTCAGAAATTACAACCCGATTTGTTGGTGACCTTTGGTGGAATGGTAATTTCCAAAAAAATCAAAGCGTTCCTTCGGAATTTTCGACCCAAACAGCACTGGCATATTGATCCTAAAAAAGCTTACGATACGTTCTTTTGCCTCAACCGCCATTTTGAAGTTACGCCAAATACTTTCTGGAAGCGCTTTTTACCCCTGACGGAAAAACTTGCAAGTGCCTATTTTAGTACATGGAATACCATTAAGATCCATCGCGATAAGAAGCATGAAGAATATCTTAAAGATATGCAATGGTGTGATTTTAAAGCCTTCCAGATCATATTGGAAAAAATTCCCGATAAAAGCATGTTACAGTTGGGCAACAGCTCTACCGTGCGTTATGTTCAGCTTTTTGATATTGACAAATCGTTAAAAGTATTTTGCAATCGGGGAACGAGCGGTATTGATGGTTCTACCTCTACGGCAATAGGAGCCGCGCTGGGTAGTGCGACGCCTACGACATTGATAACCGGCGATCTCAGCTTTCTATATGACAGTAATGCTTTGTGGAACCGTTATATCCCGGGCAATTTTAAGATCATCGTAATCAATAACAATGGCGGCGGTATTTTTAGGATTTTGCCCGGTAATAAGGATACCAAAGAATTTACTGATTTCTTCGAGACCACACACAACCTGACGGCAGAACACCTGGCAAAAATGTATGATTTTAAATATTATCAAGCTTCCACTAGTTCCGCTTTAGAAGATGAATTGGTTAAATTCTATACTGAAAACGACAAACCGTCAATTTTGGAAATCAGTACCCCACGGACTATAAACGATCAGGTATTGCTTAATTATTTTAGTTTTATTCGATAA
- a CDS encoding chorismate-binding protein, whose protein sequence is MTATDVFHRLAAQYAMGLPFVAYKKPREKEVQVIFQNDTQVHEVQTFMESGFVFAPFNKEKSILIPGKPLKADFYFTEEKSDFELKLPISDEKRQKHIHLVEKAIGEIKRKNLIKVVLSRQQNISTEKDPLLLFKTLANVYPDAFTYIFYHPSIGVWLGATPETLLRVNGLRFQTMALAGTQVFEDSVDVQWGKKELEEQQLVTDEIVKSLKKFEVKNLNVKDRETVRAGNVLHLRSVITGVMHAKGQQLGRIISALHPTPAVCGLPREAARSFIAKEEGYDRAFYTGFLGELNLQEENSRASHRRNTENLAYKSIKKSTDLYVNLRCMQYDTKEVTLFMGGGVTRDSIPEREWEETVAKAQTMLRVL, encoded by the coding sequence ATGACAGCAACAGACGTATTTCATCGGCTTGCCGCGCAATACGCCATGGGGCTTCCTTTTGTGGCGTACAAAAAACCTAGAGAAAAAGAGGTCCAGGTGATTTTTCAGAATGATACGCAAGTACACGAGGTCCAAACCTTTATGGAGAGCGGCTTTGTTTTTGCCCCATTCAATAAAGAGAAAAGCATTTTGATTCCGGGGAAACCCCTAAAAGCCGACTTTTATTTTACCGAAGAAAAGTCGGATTTTGAGCTAAAATTGCCAATTTCTGACGAAAAAAGGCAAAAACACATACATCTGGTTGAAAAGGCAATCGGTGAAATCAAACGTAAAAACCTAATCAAAGTAGTGCTCTCCAGGCAACAGAATATATCTACGGAAAAAGATCCACTACTTCTTTTTAAAACCCTGGCAAATGTGTACCCAGATGCATTTACCTACATATTTTATCATCCATCCATCGGGGTTTGGCTGGGAGCAACCCCAGAAACATTGCTGCGCGTAAACGGTCTGCGTTTTCAAACCATGGCGCTTGCGGGAACGCAGGTTTTTGAGGATTCCGTAGATGTGCAATGGGGCAAAAAGGAACTTGAAGAACAGCAGCTCGTTACCGATGAAATCGTTAAAAGCCTGAAGAAATTTGAGGTGAAAAATTTAAATGTAAAAGATAGGGAAACGGTGCGTGCCGGCAATGTATTGCATCTGCGCTCTGTGATCACCGGCGTTATGCACGCAAAGGGTCAACAGTTAGGGCGCATTATCTCCGCGCTTCATCCCACACCTGCCGTTTGCGGACTTCCGCGCGAAGCGGCCAGATCTTTTATTGCTAAAGAAGAGGGTTACGATCGTGCATTTTATACCGGTTTTCTGGGCGAACTTAACCTGCAGGAGGAAAATTCGAGGGCTTCCCATCGCCGCAATACAGAAAATCTCGCTTATAAAAGCATTAAAAAATCAACCGATTTATATGTGAACCTGCGCTGCATGCAGTACGATACTAAAGAGGTAACCCTTTTCATGGGAGGCGGGGTTACCCGGGATTCTATACCAGAAAGGGAATGGGAAGAAACCGTAGCCAAAGCACAAACCATGCTGCGTGTGCTTTAA
- a CDS encoding PaaI family thioesterase — translation MSKKSKTEILALCAKMSTNTLMETLHIEFIDVGEDYLTAKMPVTPRVHQPDGVLHGGATVALAESVGSAASYIFLNAENVMVRGIEIAANHVKSVSEGDVFAKATFLHKGRTTQVWDIRITNPVGELISFVKLTTLSLPRKTK, via the coding sequence ATGTCAAAAAAATCAAAGACCGAAATACTGGCGCTGTGCGCTAAGATGTCCACAAACACCTTAATGGAAACATTGCATATTGAATTTATTGATGTGGGCGAAGACTACCTTACCGCAAAGATGCCGGTGACACCCAGAGTCCATCAACCGGACGGCGTTTTACATGGCGGTGCAACCGTGGCACTTGCAGAAAGTGTGGGAAGCGCAGCAAGTTATATATTTTTAAATGCCGAAAATGTAATGGTGCGCGGTATAGAAATCGCTGCAAATCATGTAAAAAGCGTTTCGGAAGGGGATGTTTTTGCAAAAGCCACATTCTTACATAAAGGCAGGACGACCCAGGTCTGGGATATCCGCATTACAAATCCCGTTGGAGAGCTCATTTCTTTTGTCAAACTTACCACGCTATCGCTTCCTAGAAAAACAAAATGA
- a CDS encoding alpha/beta hydrolase, whose amino-acid sequence MSMEKQVNYTAANTYSTLNTFTEETRNIWLVCHGIGYLSEYFINYFDHLDPKTNYIVAPQAPAKYYQDKSYKYIGASWFTRKYLEQETQNVVHYLDAVYDAEIKPKLDGQANLILFGYSQGVSAILRWAATSKIDCSSLLLHSGGIPEEIPSHSFDHLSTRRIVITYGNADQYFTEKRMQGEFSKAEKIFGKNLLIKQFQGIHEINRAFIQKASAFNNY is encoded by the coding sequence ATGTCCATGGAAAAACAGGTTAACTATACCGCAGCAAATACCTATTCTACTTTAAATACGTTTACCGAGGAAACCCGGAATATCTGGCTGGTCTGTCATGGCATTGGCTATTTAAGCGAATATTTTATCAACTATTTTGATCATCTGGATCCTAAAACCAATTATATAGTTGCCCCACAAGCACCCGCGAAATATTATCAGGACAAATCCTACAAATATATTGGCGCCTCCTGGTTTACAAGGAAATATCTGGAACAGGAAACCCAAAATGTAGTCCATTATCTGGATGCCGTGTATGATGCGGAGATAAAACCAAAACTTGACGGACAGGCAAATTTGATCCTTTTTGGGTATTCGCAAGGCGTTTCGGCAATCCTGCGGTGGGCCGCAACTTCTAAAATTGATTGCTCGTCCCTCCTATTGCATTCTGGTGGAATACCCGAGGAGATACCTTCCCATAGTTTTGATCATCTTTCTACTAGACGTATAGTCATTACTTATGGTAATGCAGATCAATACTTTACAGAAAAAAGAATGCAAGGTGAATTTTCAAAAGCGGAGAAAATATTCGGGAAAAACCTACTAATAAAGCAATTTCAGGGCATCCACGAGATTAATAGGGCATTTATTCAAAAAGCATCAGCGTTCAATAATTATTAA
- a CDS encoding sugar phosphate isomerase/epimerase family protein — protein sequence MSQRRTFLKQATLAAAAATLLPKIAFASVKKHKLGLQLYSLRETLPDNVKGTLEMVAKIGFKEVETYGYTLENGFWGTTIEEFNQILKDTGMKSPSGHYGADSFLAPGGTKDELMHMIEAAEQLNQKYFIIPYLGDSLRGSLDDYKRLAPKFNEIGELCKQAGLKLAYHNHAFEFEKYDGQTGYEILLSETDKELVDFEMDIFWVAHSGVDPVALFNKYPGRFPLWHVKDMDKADRELNTEIGAGTIDYTTIFKNMKTSDVKHLIIEQENFDMDPYKSLSQSVKYIENDLLTS from the coding sequence ATGTCACAAAGAAGAACTTTTTTAAAACAAGCTACATTAGCTGCTGCTGCCGCTACCCTACTTCCCAAAATTGCTTTTGCCAGTGTAAAAAAGCACAAATTAGGGTTGCAGTTATATTCCCTGCGGGAAACCCTTCCGGATAATGTGAAGGGTACTCTAGAAATGGTAGCAAAAATTGGCTTCAAAGAAGTAGAAACCTACGGTTATACCCTTGAAAATGGCTTCTGGGGGACAACTATAGAAGAATTTAATCAGATTTTGAAAGACACCGGGATGAAAAGCCCCAGTGGTCATTATGGCGCCGATTCTTTTCTGGCACCTGGCGGAACAAAAGATGAACTAATGCACATGATCGAAGCTGCCGAACAATTAAATCAAAAATATTTTATTATTCCGTACCTGGGCGATTCCTTGCGCGGTTCCCTGGACGATTACAAACGTCTTGCCCCTAAATTTAACGAAATTGGTGAATTGTGCAAGCAGGCGGGTTTGAAGTTGGCCTATCACAATCATGCCTTTGAATTTGAAAAATATGATGGTCAGACGGGTTATGAAATTTTGCTTTCTGAAACAGACAAAGAACTGGTGGACTTTGAAATGGATATTTTCTGGGTCGCACATTCAGGTGTAGATCCCGTAGCGTTATTCAATAAATATCCTGGAAGATTTCCTTTATGGCATGTAAAAGACATGGATAAAGCAGACAGGGAATTAAATACCGAAATAGGCGCAGGAACCATAGATTACACCACAATTTTTAAAAATATGAAAACCTCTGATGTAAAGCATCTTATCATTGAGCAGGAAAATTTTGATATGGATCCTTATAAAAGCCTTTCTCAAAGTGTGAAATACATAGAAAACGATTTGCTAACAAGCTAA
- a CDS encoding mechanosensitive ion channel family protein, whose translation MQLYFSPEMQRFLIFSILITGLIFTILYFVLKKLGKNTNNILPLNIAERTRIPLALLLVSLMLRLDKIAAIVEDFISEASLNQVSTVLLIISFVWLAIIAVKVAKAKVLENYDIKAENNIKARKIYTQFNILERVIIFVLVLLGIGIVLMSFDNIRAMGVTMLSTAGIAGIIIGFAAQKALGTLMAGIQIAFTQPIRIDDVVIVEGEWGRIEEITLTYVVVNIWDKRRLVVPTTYFIEQPFQNWTRSSSDLLGTVFIYTDYNIPFDDLREELTRLLKKSPLWDQKVNVLQVTDSTANSVEIRALMSAKDSPTAFDLRVYVRENLISFIQRNYPESFSKTRFTMPASGLENQHPKPIKKVEKQEKIADK comes from the coding sequence ATGCAACTATACTTTAGTCCAGAAATGCAACGCTTTCTTATTTTCAGTATTTTAATTACAGGACTCATTTTTACGATCCTTTATTTTGTGCTCAAAAAATTAGGTAAGAACACCAATAACATTTTACCGCTGAACATTGCAGAGCGTACCCGTATTCCGCTCGCATTACTCCTGGTAAGCCTTATGTTGAGGCTTGATAAAATCGCCGCGATTGTAGAGGATTTTATTTCAGAAGCTTCACTAAACCAAGTAAGCACCGTACTTCTGATCATCAGTTTTGTGTGGCTGGCGATTATTGCGGTAAAAGTTGCTAAAGCAAAGGTATTGGAGAATTATGATATTAAGGCGGAGAACAACATTAAGGCACGCAAAATCTATACACAATTCAATATCCTGGAACGGGTAATTATATTTGTGCTGGTGTTATTAGGTATAGGTATTGTCCTGATGAGTTTTGACAATATAAGGGCAATGGGCGTTACGATGCTCTCAACTGCAGGTATTGCGGGAATCATTATTGGTTTTGCCGCGCAGAAGGCATTGGGTACGTTGATGGCAGGAATTCAAATTGCGTTTACCCAGCCTATTCGTATAGATGATGTGGTTATTGTGGAAGGAGAATGGGGACGCATTGAGGAAATAACCCTTACGTATGTAGTCGTCAATATTTGGGACAAGCGTCGCCTTGTGGTGCCCACCACCTACTTTATAGAGCAACCTTTTCAAAACTGGACGCGAAGCTCCTCAGATCTTCTGGGAACTGTTTTTATATATACCGATTACAATATCCCCTTTGATGACCTGCGTGAAGAATTAACGCGCTTGCTCAAAAAATCGCCGCTTTGGGACCAAAAAGTAAATGTACTTCAAGTCACTGATAGTACGGCCAATTCCGTAGAGATCCGTGCACTTATGAGCGCCAAGGATTCACCCACGGCCTTTGATTTACGGGTATACGTTCGTGAAAATCTGATTTCCTTTATACAAAGAAATTATCCTGAAAGTTTCTCCAAAACCCGATTCACCATGCCTGCTTCCGGATTGGAAAATCAACATCCAAAACCAATAAAAAAGGTCGAAAAACAGGAGAAAATAGCCGATAAATAG
- a CDS encoding glycoside hydrolase family 15 protein has protein sequence MDNLDYGIIGNCRSAALISKTGSIDWCCLPIFDSASVFAKLLDDKKGGSTSFEISETYKIDQEYLWETNILSTTFDDGTNAFQVLDFMPRYEKKNNKFYSPPDIIRFIRFIKGAPKFKIVYDPQLEYAKPKTFNEDKEEYIESYTEGGKYDSLYMYTDFDNQDILNNKELTLTDNAFILISYHEKLIKQDIDRIYLKFQRTKVYWMNWSDATTKYPKYQNEIIRSALTLKALTFEKSGAVLAAATTSLPETIGEIRNWDYRFCWVRDASMVIRVISSLGHTKSAQKFLQFIMNTVPDKDEKMQIMYGINGEKELTEETLDHLSGYKDSKPVRVGNAAYVQRQNDIYGILMEVIYSQFVEFENTLENSEALWTIVRGIVTIVEEHRQEADKGIWELRTEDKHFTFSKLLCWVAVDRAIKIANVLNRTRNIEEWKSLREKIYIDIYEHAWNEEIGAYTQSYGSTALDASTLLMQQYGFIEADDPRFISTVKATEKELCQDGLMYRYKNDDDFGKPSSSFTICSFWFIDSLYKIGEKDKAVKYFDQLLSYSNHLGLFSEDIDFKTKRLLGNFPQAYSHLALIETAINFSNNIGEKDIFEPIFY, from the coding sequence ATGGATAATCTTGACTACGGAATAATAGGGAATTGCAGGAGCGCTGCGCTCATTTCAAAAACAGGATCCATAGACTGGTGCTGCCTACCCATATTTGATTCCGCATCTGTGTTCGCAAAACTTCTTGACGATAAGAAAGGGGGGAGCACTTCATTTGAAATTAGTGAAACCTATAAAATCGATCAGGAATATCTTTGGGAAACCAATATCTTGAGTACAACTTTTGACGACGGCACCAATGCCTTCCAGGTGCTGGATTTTATGCCGCGTTATGAGAAAAAGAACAATAAATTCTATTCCCCTCCAGATATTATTCGCTTTATCCGATTTATAAAAGGAGCGCCCAAATTTAAAATAGTCTACGATCCTCAATTAGAATATGCCAAACCGAAAACCTTTAACGAAGACAAAGAGGAATATATAGAAAGTTATACTGAAGGCGGTAAATACGATTCCCTTTACATGTATACAGATTTTGATAATCAGGATATTCTAAATAATAAGGAATTAACACTCACTGACAATGCTTTTATACTTATTTCCTACCATGAGAAGTTGATAAAGCAGGATATAGATCGCATTTATCTCAAATTTCAACGTACCAAAGTATACTGGATGAACTGGAGCGATGCCACTACAAAATACCCAAAATACCAGAACGAGATCATACGTTCTGCACTAACACTAAAAGCACTTACATTTGAAAAATCAGGAGCCGTGCTTGCGGCAGCGACCACATCTTTGCCAGAAACCATAGGCGAAATACGTAACTGGGATTACCGGTTTTGCTGGGTGCGCGACGCTTCCATGGTGATCCGGGTGATAAGTAGCCTGGGCCACACGAAATCTGCCCAGAAGTTTTTGCAGTTCATCATGAATACGGTCCCAGATAAGGATGAGAAAATGCAGATTATGTACGGGATTAACGGCGAGAAGGAACTTACCGAAGAAACACTGGATCATTTAAGCGGTTACAAGGATTCTAAGCCCGTGCGTGTGGGAAATGCGGCTTATGTACAGCGACAAAACGATATCTATGGCATTTTGATGGAAGTTATATATAGTCAATTTGTTGAATTTGAAAATACGCTGGAAAACAGTGAAGCCCTGTGGACGATCGTACGTGGAATTGTCACAATCGTTGAAGAGCACAGGCAAGAGGCAGATAAAGGAATATGGGAACTTCGTACCGAAGATAAACACTTCACCTTTTCTAAACTGCTTTGCTGGGTGGCGGTGGATCGCGCCATCAAAATTGCAAATGTGCTCAACAGAACGCGCAATATTGAGGAATGGAAAAGCCTACGTGAAAAAATCTATATTGATATCTATGAGCACGCCTGGAATGAAGAAATTGGCGCCTATACGCAGTCTTATGGTTCAACCGCACTGGATGCATCTACCTTATTGATGCAACAATATGGGTTCATTGAGGCAGACGATCCCCGGTTTATCTCTACCGTAAAAGCCACGGAAAAGGAATTGTGTCAGGATGGACTCATGTACCGCTACAAGAATGATGATGATTTTGGTAAGCCTTCTTCTTCTTTTACCATTTGCTCCTTCTGGTTTATCGATAGCCTTTATAAAATAGGGGAGAAGGATAAAGCCGTCAAATATTTTGACCAACTCTTATCCTATAGCAATCATTTAGGGTTGTTTAGCGAGGATATTGATTTTAAGACAAAACGTTTATTGGGCAATTTTCCGCAGGCGTATTCCCATTTGGCGTTGATTGAAACAGCAATTAATTTCTCTAATAATATAGGAGAAAAAGACATTTTTGAACCCATTTTCTATTAA
- a CDS encoding bifunctional alpha,alpha-trehalose-phosphate synthase (UDP-forming)/trehalose-phosphatase — MSKTIIISNRLPLQLQINNNSLEAIPSVGGLATGMKSVHRDGNGVWVGWPGLTEEEIPEDMQDKVVEACKKEQCVPVNLDQEDVDGFYYGFSNRTIWPLFHYFMEYAEFEKNYWNTYKKVNEKFAEVVLEQLEDGDTVWVHDYQLMLLPQLIKKERPETRIGFFLHIPFPSYEVFRTLPWRKEILKGLLGSDLIGFHTYDYERHFLSSVSRILRHDVNFNEIMLGDRLVTVNSFPMGIDYAKFENAALTNQKQNAKEQSELQRRLDMHLDATPDAKMILSIDRLDYTKGIANRIRAYEYFLENYPQYLEKVRLVMLAVPSRSNVPQYQKLKKEVDELVGRINGKFATVSWTPIWYFYRSMPFDNLIDLYTTCDIALLTPIRDGMNLVAKEYVATRTDKTGVLILSEMTGAAQELNEALLINPNNFEEIAETLKEAIEMPEEEQKQRNSQMQKRLKRYNVEKWSSEFLDALEKTKDKSDMVKAIKIKKTQQQEMMQAFQKSEKRILFLDYDGTLRGFVSDPANAKPDPAILDLVASIQAQEHTKVVIISGRDRDTLGTWWKDVPVTLIAEHGVWKRKSGEDWEITEKIKNDWMPQIRPILETYVDRTPGTFIEEKNYSLAWHYRNADPELGEMRANELSTVIKELASNKDLGVLDGNKVLEIKSGAVNKGKAVAKEIFNKDYSFIFSIGDDWTDEFMFEELPESAYTVKVGLQKTAARFYVEDTDHVRQLLEEFAKN; from the coding sequence ATGAGCAAGACTATCATTATTTCAAATAGACTGCCCTTACAATTACAAATCAATAATAATTCCCTTGAAGCGATCCCAAGTGTGGGAGGCCTGGCAACCGGGATGAAATCCGTTCACCGGGATGGTAATGGAGTGTGGGTTGGTTGGCCGGGACTTACAGAGGAAGAGATCCCGGAAGACATGCAGGATAAAGTGGTTGAGGCGTGCAAAAAAGAACAGTGCGTACCGGTTAATCTTGATCAGGAGGATGTAGATGGTTTTTACTATGGCTTTAGCAACCGGACCATCTGGCCGCTCTTTCATTATTTTATGGAATATGCCGAATTTGAAAAAAACTACTGGAATACGTATAAAAAAGTCAACGAGAAGTTTGCGGAAGTTGTACTTGAACAGCTTGAAGATGGCGATACCGTCTGGGTTCATGATTACCAACTTATGCTGTTGCCACAGCTAATTAAGAAAGAAAGGCCAGAGACGCGCATAGGCTTCTTTTTACACATCCCTTTTCCCTCCTATGAAGTTTTTAGGACTTTGCCCTGGCGAAAAGAAATCCTCAAAGGTTTGTTGGGATCAGATCTTATCGGTTTTCACACCTATGATTATGAGCGTCATTTTTTAAGTTCGGTAAGCCGAATTTTACGTCATGATGTGAATTTCAACGAGATTATGCTGGGAGATCGACTGGTTACGGTGAACTCTTTCCCTATGGGTATTGATTACGCCAAGTTTGAAAATGCCGCGTTAACGAACCAAAAACAAAATGCTAAAGAACAATCAGAATTGCAGCGCAGACTGGATATGCACCTGGACGCTACACCAGATGCTAAGATGATACTTTCCATTGACCGGCTTGACTATACAAAGGGAATAGCCAACCGGATAAGGGCTTATGAATATTTCCTGGAAAATTATCCGCAATATCTTGAAAAAGTGCGTCTGGTAATGCTGGCTGTTCCCTCCCGTTCCAACGTACCTCAGTATCAAAAACTGAAAAAAGAAGTAGACGAACTCGTGGGGCGCATCAATGGTAAGTTCGCCACGGTAAGTTGGACGCCCATCTGGTATTTTTATCGTTCCATGCCTTTTGACAATCTTATCGATTTGTATACCACCTGCGATATCGCGCTTTTAACGCCCATACGCGACGGTATGAACCTTGTTGCCAAAGAATATGTTGCCACGCGAACAGACAAGACCGGAGTCCTTATTTTGAGCGAAATGACGGGTGCCGCACAAGAGCTGAACGAAGCGTTGTTGATCAACCCAAACAATTTTGAAGAAATTGCGGAAACTCTAAAAGAGGCGATAGAAATGCCCGAAGAAGAGCAAAAACAACGCAATTCACAAATGCAAAAGCGGCTTAAGCGCTATAATGTTGAAAAATGGTCTTCGGAATTTTTAGATGCATTGGAAAAAACAAAGGATAAATCAGATATGGTAAAAGCTATTAAAATAAAAAAAACACAGCAACAGGAAATGATGCAAGCTTTCCAGAAGTCTGAAAAACGTATTCTGTTTTTGGATTATGATGGCACCCTACGCGGCTTTGTAAGTGATCCCGCAAACGCAAAGCCAGACCCGGCAATACTGGATCTTGTGGCAAGTATTCAAGCGCAGGAACATACAAAAGTTGTTATCATAAGTGGTCGCGACCGCGATACGCTGGGCACCTGGTGGAAAGATGTACCTGTTACCCTAATCGCAGAACATGGTGTGTGGAAACGCAAATCTGGAGAAGATTGGGAAATTACCGAAAAGATCAAAAATGACTGGATGCCACAAATAAGGCCTATCCTTGAAACCTACGTTGACCGTACGCCGGGCACATTTATTGAAGAGAAAAATTATTCGCTGGCCTGGCATTATAGAAATGCCGACCCTGAGCTTGGCGAAATGCGGGCCAACGAACTTTCCACTGTTATTAAAGAACTTGCCAGCAATAAAGATCTAGGAGTTCTTGATGGCAATAAAGTGCTGGAAATTAAAAGTGGAGCGGTCAACAAAGGAAAGGCGGTTGCCAAAGAGATTTTTAATAAGGATTACAGTTTTATATTTTCCATTGGTGATGACTGGACCGATGAATTCATGTTTGAGGAGTTACCAGAATCTGCTTATACGGTGAAAGTAGGATTGCAAAAAACAGCGGCCCGTTTTTATGTGGAAGATACAGACCATGTACGGCAATTGCTGGAAGAATTTGCCAAAAACTGA